The Ancylothrix sp. D3o nucleotide sequence TTAGACCGGCATCCCATTTTCCAAAGCCCTCATCAATGAACACCTGCCGCAACCCAGTTCGACAGGAGTTCGGCGAGGCGGTGAGCGTTCGACTGAGACGTTCGGCGAGCGCGCGGTCCCTGAGACTTCGCCGTGAGCGCTCAGTCGAACGCTTGCCGAAGGGTCACGCCGAAGTCTAGTCGAACCACACTCGATGCTCTGAGGCGTGGATGCTCTGGAGTCGGTGAATCCGCCAGTGCCGGTGGATGTCAGTAATAATTTCAATTCTGCGCCCCAATGGTAGGGCTTACACCTACATGGCAGTCAAGTTGTCAAGGTTCTGTTGGGATTACTCCCTTAGATTTACCTGGCTAGCCGTCCCAGAGTATTAATACTCATTTAGGCTAAACGAATCGCACACAAAACTTTACATCATGTCCTATTTCGTCGGAATCTCGGCTTTACCCCCAATATGCCTTTCACCTTGATTGTTACCCTCTCAGGTGCGTAAGCCTTATTCTTGTCTCTTTTGTAAGATTTGCACTACACTTGACATTTTTGGAAAAAAAGGGCTACAATAATCTGACATTGTTAAAAAACAAAAGGAGGGCGAATGAGCGCAACCAACTTAGACGTGACAGTAATGGAGAGTGAATGATGGATGGGGATATCGTTCATGGCCGACCAAATGGTTTTTACCGAAAACCTTACGAGTATCTTTGTGAGCCAAAGTGTGAACTAAATCACTGTGCTTGGACTTTGATGGGGGCGCTTCGGAAAGATCTCCAGCGTAGAGGGGGAGATATGATAATCCTGGCAAAACGTATGGGTGAATCTTTAGCACAAGCGATTGAAAAGGGAGAGGCTAATTGGGTTACTTTAAGTAGAGAATTAGAACAAATTAAAAATCAATATTTAGGATCAACGCCCCATTACTATACAGAAACTGTTCTTCGTGCCGCAAAAACAGTTCTCAACGACTTTAGATATGGAGAAAGAATAGAGACGAAAAATCTCCCCGAAGTGATGGTAGAACAGTATATGAAGCAGGTGTATCAATCACAATTTGAAGCCCGGATCGCTCCAATTTATAATCATGGTGATCTAGATGACTCACTATTAAGTGAGCGTCTTCAGGATATCCAGCCACATATTTACAATATTATTGATGAAAAATGGGCTAAAAAAGCTACGGCGAATGAGGATGTAAGCAAACTGAGACGCCCAAAACGCCAAAATATAAACAAAATAGACATGGAAGAGGATTTACTATGATGATGAATACCGCATTTGCCGAGATTATGGGCGATAACATCGGTGAGCCTAGCTTTAGGGACTACACTTTTAAGTTTGAAGCTATTTTGAATAGTAATGGTTTAGTTAAATTTATCGACCATTTTCATAAAAAAGAGGAGTCAATTGGATTTATTGTAAATGATGAAGAATTTTCATCCAGAGTTGAAACGAAATTTCCATCTATTATTGCAGATCTTATCGATTTGGCTGTTGCAATATATGCCTCAGATCGGCTCGCAGTCTACAATTTAGAGAGAACACAGCGTCGTATTTATGTATTTTTGCCACTAGGTCATCCTGAATTATTTAATGGCGAATTATTGCAATCAAAGTTGAATGAACTACTAATATGGACTACTGGGAGTCAATGGAGCTTTGAGTTTACAAAACGGCAAGTATCAGGACGTTTTGTGGAGCAGCAACCACTTCTTTTATCAACTATGACTCCAGATAGTGAAGTAGCATTATGGAGTGGGGGTCTTGATTCTCTTGCAGGACTCTATACTCGTCTTCAAACAACGCCAGATCAGCCTTTTACCCTATTTGGGACAGGTAGTAACAATATAATCTACTCTTATCAGGGAAAAATCGCTGAGAAAGTACAGTCTATTTTTCCTAATCGCATTAGCTTATTGCGTGTTCCGATTCATTTTAATAATAGTAGTCAACAGAATAAAAATAAACTTTCTCGTGTACGAGGTGTTTTATTTACCCTATTAGGTTCTGCTTGTGCTTATTTGATGGGACAGAAGAAACTATTTGTATATGAAAACGGAATCGGAGCGATTAACCTTCCTTATTCCAAATCTACTGTAGGGTTAGATAATTCACGTTCTGTCCATCCCCAAACTTTATTAATGGTAAGCGATTTGGTTTCAGAGCTTGTAGGAGAAAGATTTGAAATTAAAAATCCTTTTCTTTTCTGGACTAAAGCCCAAATGTGTGAAGCTTTAGCTAAAGATAGTAGAAATAATTTGTCATCTTCAACGGTTTCTTGTGATAGCCGCCATCGCAAAAAAATAACATTTCAGTGTGGATACTGCTCTTCTTGCCTTTTGAGGCGACAGGCACTTTTGGCCGCAAATATACGAGATGAAACTCGCTATGTAATAACGCATGGAGAACATCCATCCAAGAAAGATCCAAGTTTATATTTTCGTCATATGCAAGCACAAGTTAATACTCTGGATAGGTTGTTCCAAGTCTCTAATAAAAGTGATATTCAATGGAAATATTTAACTCAAGAGTTTATTGAACTGGATGATATTGTTGATAGAACCTTTGAGGCAGAAGGGCTATCGGCTAGTGAGATGCGAAACTCCTTAATTCAACTCTACCAAACCTATGTTTATGAATGGAAAGCAGTTGAGTTTCATCTTCAGAAAAGATTGCTAAATTCAGCATAATATGATAAAATTGCATGGTAATAAGATGCCTAATTTTTATTACAAATAAATGAGAAAATTATGGCTATTAATATCCTAGAAAATATAGATATCAAAAAGTTAGGAGAACTCCTGCAACAAGCAAGACAGCAGCGAGGAATGACTCAGGAAGATGCTGCCAAAATAATTGACGCGTCTCGAACTACGATGGTTGCTATTGAAAAAGGC carries:
- a CDS encoding 7-cyano-7-deazaguanine synthase translates to MMMNTAFAEIMGDNIGEPSFRDYTFKFEAILNSNGLVKFIDHFHKKEESIGFIVNDEEFSSRVETKFPSIIADLIDLAVAIYASDRLAVYNLERTQRRIYVFLPLGHPELFNGELLQSKLNELLIWTTGSQWSFEFTKRQVSGRFVEQQPLLLSTMTPDSEVALWSGGLDSLAGLYTRLQTTPDQPFTLFGTGSNNIIYSYQGKIAEKVQSIFPNRISLLRVPIHFNNSSQQNKNKLSRVRGVLFTLLGSACAYLMGQKKLFVYENGIGAINLPYSKSTVGLDNSRSVHPQTLLMVSDLVSELVGERFEIKNPFLFWTKAQMCEALAKDSRNNLSSSTVSCDSRHRKKITFQCGYCSSCLLRRQALLAANIRDETRYVITHGEHPSKKDPSLYFRHMQAQVNTLDRLFQVSNKSDIQWKYLTQEFIELDDIVDRTFEAEGLSASEMRNSLIQLYQTYVYEWKAVEFHLQKRLLNSA